From Humisphaera borealis, the proteins below share one genomic window:
- the recO gene encoding DNA repair protein RecO, with product MPLVRDRCICLRITEYSETSQIVTLLSRDVGVVRAIAKGAHRKTKAGAGKFDGGMDYLEVGEAVFIFDPAKEMATLTEWTLREGHLALRNTLRGIYLALYAGELVDRLFELHDPHPEVFDRLESTLPLLATDRREQAFLALELEVLRESGYLAELDICVECGRPAGGTPMSYFSAKLGGVVCRDCEAVVPDRRTIDNRLVRIVQGILKLPRHSGTTLRLPFLTRHQTDPINRMLADHVQHTLGRGLAMGRWVLGNS from the coding sequence ATGCCCCTCGTTCGCGACCGCTGCATCTGCCTCCGCATCACCGAGTATAGCGAGACCTCGCAGATCGTAACGCTGCTGTCGCGCGACGTCGGCGTCGTTCGGGCGATCGCCAAGGGCGCCCATCGCAAGACCAAGGCCGGTGCTGGCAAGTTCGACGGCGGGATGGATTACCTGGAAGTCGGCGAAGCAGTCTTCATCTTCGACCCGGCCAAGGAAATGGCCACCCTCACCGAGTGGACGCTGCGCGAAGGGCACCTGGCACTGCGCAACACGCTCCGCGGCATTTATCTCGCGCTCTATGCCGGCGAACTGGTCGATCGGCTGTTCGAACTGCATGACCCCCATCCCGAAGTCTTCGACCGCCTCGAATCGACCCTGCCGCTGCTGGCAACCGATCGGCGGGAGCAGGCGTTCCTGGCGCTGGAACTCGAAGTACTGCGCGAGTCGGGGTATCTCGCCGAGCTCGACATTTGTGTCGAATGCGGTCGGCCGGCGGGGGGAACGCCGATGTCGTACTTCTCGGCGAAGCTGGGAGGCGTCGTCTGTCGCGACTGCGAGGCGGTCGTGCCCGATCGGCGGACGATCGACAACCGTCTCGTGCGAATCGTGCAGGGGATCCTGAAGCTTCCGCGACACAGCGGCACCACGCTGCGCCTGCCGTTCCTCACCCGTCATCAGACCGATCCGATCAACCGCATGCTCGCCGACCATGTGCAGCACACACTCGGACGGGGACTGGCGATGGGGCGGTGGGTTTTGGGAAACTCGTAG
- a CDS encoding ECF-type sigma factor gives MSDVTRILRAIESGDVQAASELLPLVCDELRKLNHRRPGTGSRVEETHAAFAEAQRPLEMAAGRVELR, from the coding sequence ATGTCCGACGTCACGCGAATCCTCAGAGCGATCGAGTCCGGCGACGTGCAGGCGGCGAGTGAACTGTTGCCTCTCGTCTGCGATGAACTACGGAAACTCAATCACCGACGCCCAGGCACGGGAAGCCGAGTTGAAGAAACGCATGCCGCATTCGCGGAAGCCCAGCGGCCGTTGGAAATGGCGGCCGGGCGCGTGGAGCTTCGGTAG
- a CDS encoding amidohydrolase family protein, which translates to MTRSHGHALTRRHILGAALAGAATIGGWPAGAASPPETAPAVRVDTHLHCFAGNNDSRFPYHANAPYRPPAAATPEHLIKCMDEAGVTHAIVVHPEPYQDDHRYLEHCLAVGKGRLKGTCLFFADRPGSLTAMADLARRTPLVAARIHAYAPDRLPPFDKPELRALWKQAADLGLAIQLHFEPRYAPGFEPLIEAFPQTTVLIDHLGRPFQGTPAEYDRVVKWSRFRNTVMKLSSIPATTTYPHRDITATIRRLTETFGPDRLMYGGGFDAGATGASYRAAIDAASKYLAHLPASDQAKILGQTAARLFGLKT; encoded by the coding sequence ATGACTCGATCACATGGGCATGCGTTGACCAGAAGGCACATCCTGGGTGCGGCGTTGGCGGGAGCGGCCACCATCGGAGGTTGGCCGGCGGGCGCGGCGTCGCCGCCCGAAACCGCGCCGGCGGTAAGGGTCGATACTCACCTCCACTGTTTCGCCGGCAATAACGACAGCCGGTTCCCATATCACGCCAATGCCCCTTATCGCCCGCCGGCGGCGGCGACCCCTGAGCACCTGATCAAGTGCATGGATGAAGCCGGCGTCACCCACGCGATTGTCGTCCATCCCGAGCCGTACCAGGACGATCATCGATACCTCGAGCACTGCCTGGCGGTCGGCAAGGGGCGACTGAAGGGCACGTGCCTGTTCTTTGCCGATCGTCCCGGATCGCTCACCGCAATGGCCGACCTCGCCCGGCGGACGCCGCTCGTCGCCGCCCGCATCCATGCCTACGCGCCCGATCGCCTGCCCCCATTCGACAAACCGGAACTGCGCGCCCTCTGGAAGCAGGCCGCCGACCTCGGACTGGCCATCCAGCTTCATTTCGAGCCGCGCTACGCGCCTGGCTTCGAACCACTGATCGAGGCGTTTCCCCAAACCACCGTGCTGATCGACCATCTGGGCCGGCCCTTCCAGGGGACGCCCGCTGAGTACGATCGCGTCGTGAAATGGTCGCGGTTCCGAAACACCGTCATGAAGCTGTCGTCCATCCCCGCGACGACCACCTACCCTCACCGCGATATCACCGCGACCATCAGGCGTCTGACCGAAACCTTCGGCCCGGATCGGCTGATGTATGGCGGCGGGTTCGACGCCGGCGCCACGGGCGCTTCCTACCGTGCGGCAATCGACGCCGCCTCCAAGTATCTGGCACACCTGCCGGCCTCGGATCAGGCAAAGATTCTCGGCCAGACAGCCGCCAGGCTCTTCGGCCTCAAAACCTGA
- a CDS encoding 3-keto-disaccharide hydrolase translates to MSIRSRRSAALLIALAISPFTLIAADAPKAESKTEAPKAAAAKAVELFNGKDLTGWGYKTGEKFDGKTESDDKRYSAKDGVLTVNPGTGIRQLWTTAQFTGDFELRLEFRAGVAADSGLFVRGPQLQVRDYLVAGPYKELKKYKAQDWNEIIVIVKDGVAHCTCNGEVLNAAMKVPATGGIGLEADKGTMEYRNLRLTPAK, encoded by the coding sequence ATGTCGATCCGAAGCCGCCGCTCCGCCGCACTGTTGATCGCCCTGGCGATCTCGCCGTTCACGCTGATTGCCGCCGACGCGCCCAAGGCAGAATCCAAAACCGAAGCGCCCAAAGCCGCTGCCGCCAAAGCCGTTGAACTGTTCAACGGCAAGGACCTCACCGGTTGGGGCTACAAGACCGGCGAGAAGTTCGACGGCAAGACCGAGTCGGACGACAAGCGCTACTCGGCGAAGGACGGCGTATTGACCGTTAATCCGGGCACCGGCATCCGCCAGCTCTGGACGACCGCCCAGTTCACTGGCGACTTCGAGTTGCGGCTGGAGTTCCGCGCCGGCGTCGCCGCCGACAGCGGACTGTTCGTCCGCGGCCCGCAGTTACAGGTCCGCGACTACCTCGTCGCCGGCCCGTACAAGGAACTCAAGAAGTACAAGGCGCAGGACTGGAACGAGATCATCGTGATCGTTAAAGACGGCGTCGCCCACTGCACCTGCAACGGCGAAGTGCTCAATGCGGCGATGAAGGTGCCCGCCACCGGCGGCATCGGCTTGGAGGCCGACAAAGGGACCATGGAGTATCGCAATCTCCGGCTGACGCCGGCGAAGTGA
- a CDS encoding C2 family cysteine protease produces MRSEIRCERLESRRLLSAVSAAFDPSVGLLTVTGTENADQIVLRRTVAGTLPSSQKLDVLVGKPARVVFSVRFDAVKQITVNAGGGNDCVSTAGTASDFVNQPMTFNGGSGNDTLKAAASKTATIWGGTGNDTLIGGSNADALSGDAGNDWIVGGGGDDKLFGVDGDDYLNGGAGKDVMLGGNGNDTFVAIDACTSDVLTGGPGNDIVWADRGTGAARDIVSDASAYEAARTVRLVTSFANRVDKTLDGDRVVDPVTDVSYRSFAGRPLFGPGGPTASDITQGSSANCWLLGQLGAVAQAAPLTVRATVVDLADGTFAVALGGSFYRVDADLPVQADGATPQFARTGTGGSLWVAIVEKAYATHRFAIANGDYRGNYEDLCYGDPNELLTAVRATNMGWNYHPENSGVAFANELFTQWNARKAVAFSTGPCAIEGLVAQHTYTVTSVTRDTAGRVTSLCLRNPWGGASPFVDVTPQKLAGMEFWLTWGDVGAA; encoded by the coding sequence ATGCGAAGCGAGATCCGCTGCGAGCGTTTGGAATCACGTCGTTTGTTGAGTGCGGTCAGTGCGGCATTCGACCCAAGTGTCGGCCTGCTGACGGTCACCGGGACTGAGAACGCCGATCAAATCGTTCTTCGTCGCACGGTCGCTGGAACTCTCCCGTCCAGTCAGAAGCTGGACGTACTGGTCGGAAAGCCGGCCCGCGTTGTGTTCTCTGTCCGCTTTGATGCGGTGAAGCAGATCACCGTCAATGCCGGTGGCGGGAACGATTGCGTATCCACTGCCGGCACGGCATCCGACTTCGTCAATCAGCCGATGACATTCAACGGTGGGTCCGGCAACGACACCCTCAAAGCGGCAGCGTCAAAGACCGCAACGATCTGGGGCGGAACGGGAAACGACACGCTCATTGGCGGGTCAAACGCCGACGCCCTGAGCGGCGACGCCGGCAATGACTGGATCGTCGGTGGTGGCGGTGACGACAAGCTTTTCGGTGTCGACGGTGACGACTATCTCAACGGCGGCGCAGGCAAAGACGTCATGTTAGGCGGCAACGGCAACGACACGTTCGTCGCCATCGACGCCTGCACCTCCGACGTCCTGACCGGCGGACCGGGCAACGACATCGTCTGGGCCGACCGCGGCACGGGCGCGGCGCGCGACATTGTGAGCGATGCCAGCGCGTATGAGGCCGCCCGCACCGTTCGCCTGGTGACCTCTTTCGCCAACCGCGTGGACAAGACGCTCGACGGCGATCGTGTCGTCGACCCGGTCACTGACGTCAGCTACCGCAGCTTCGCCGGCAGGCCACTGTTCGGCCCCGGCGGCCCGACCGCCAGCGACATCACCCAGGGCAGCAGTGCCAACTGCTGGTTGCTGGGGCAACTCGGTGCCGTGGCGCAGGCCGCCCCGCTGACCGTCCGGGCGACCGTCGTAGACCTGGCCGACGGCACATTCGCCGTCGCGCTGGGCGGAAGCTTCTACCGCGTCGATGCCGACCTTCCGGTGCAAGCCGATGGCGCAACGCCGCAGTTTGCCCGCACCGGCACCGGCGGAAGCCTGTGGGTGGCGATCGTCGAAAAGGCGTACGCGACCCATCGATTCGCCATCGCCAACGGCGACTATCGCGGCAACTATGAAGACCTCTGCTACGGCGATCCCAATGAGCTGCTGACGGCTGTCCGCGCCACCAATATGGGTTGGAACTACCATCCCGAGAATAGCGGCGTCGCATTTGCCAACGAGCTATTCACGCAGTGGAACGCTCGCAAGGCCGTTGCGTTCTCCACCGGGCCGTGTGCCATCGAAGGTCTCGTCGCACAGCACACCTACACCGTCACAAGCGTAACCCGCGACACTGCCGGCCGCGTGACGAGCCTGTGCCTGCGGAATCCGTGGGGCGGTGCCAGCCCGTTCGTCGATGTGACTCCGCAGAAGCTGGCCGGGATGGAGTTCTGGCTGACCTGGGGCGACGTGGGCGCGGCGTGA
- a CDS encoding DUF5522 domain-containing protein, with the protein MEFRRSESSQPNPTVASAKGVNTPLVENVDYYIEQGRWVFTAVFHRKRGHCCGSGCRHCPYEHCNVPPADD; encoded by the coding sequence ATGGAATTCCGTCGTTCCGAGTCCTCGCAGCCGAATCCGACCGTCGCTTCGGCGAAGGGCGTCAACACGCCTCTGGTAGAAAACGTGGACTACTACATCGAGCAGGGGCGGTGGGTGTTCACGGCCGTTTTCCACAGGAAGCGCGGTCACTGCTGTGGCTCGGGCTGCCGTCACTGTCCTTACGAGCACTGCAACGTTCCGCCGGCTGACGATTGA
- a CDS encoding DoxX family protein codes for MNERRQGILTSIGLLIIRIGMGGFMMTHGYAKLEMLVNGQTNFPDPLGMGGRLSLICATGAEFFCAFLVALGLLTRIAALPVAFTMGVAAFVIHANDPWTLSFGNSPASKELALLYFAAFLGLVFTGPGWFSLDALVYPYLSRRRSRKHSHTLSGTEVSQRSPVL; via the coding sequence ATGAACGAACGCAGACAAGGCATTTTGACATCCATCGGGTTGCTCATCATTCGCATCGGCATGGGCGGATTCATGATGACGCACGGCTACGCGAAGCTGGAGATGCTGGTGAATGGACAGACCAACTTCCCCGATCCGCTTGGCATGGGTGGCCGACTCAGCCTGATCTGTGCAACGGGTGCCGAGTTCTTCTGCGCGTTTCTGGTGGCATTGGGGCTGCTCACGCGCATCGCCGCGCTGCCTGTCGCCTTTACGATGGGGGTCGCCGCGTTCGTCATCCACGCGAACGACCCGTGGACGCTGTCGTTCGGTAACAGCCCGGCGAGCAAGGAACTGGCGCTGCTCTACTTTGCTGCGTTTCTCGGCCTCGTCTTCACTGGCCCGGGTTGGTTTTCGCTGGATGCCCTCGTCTATCCGTACCTGAGCAGACGGCGAAGCCGGAAGCACTCCCACACCCTGAGCGGCACCGAGGTATCACAGCGGTCGCCAGTGCTGTGA
- a CDS encoding DUF1501 domain-containing protein, translated as MFNHYTPGDLALPSRRKFLQHSGMGLGSLALATMLAETTRAATSPASPSVDALPARGPHFAPRAKAVIWLFMTGAPSQVDTFDYKPTLQKMHGEKLPGSDSKTGFFTTSGKCLKSPFGWNQYGQSGSWVSDLFPHLSRHVDDMAFIHSMYLRANNHAPASIELMCGSTVPGRPAAGAWATYGLGSMNQNLPAYVVMHGQKPRGDDQIWSAGFLPKTYGALALDARRKEEIDNLVRPKDETDAQQRAALDLLREVNSDHARTRPTQADLISRINSFELAYRMQSTAPEAMDYVSESEATKKLYGIDNKECETFARQCLIARRLVERGVRFVQIFAGRGSSGDGSVGDVPWDGHNNIEANHRSCAAATDQPAAALLADLKSRGMLDDTLVIWGGEFGRTSDSQGSVGRDHNPNGFTIWMAGGGVKGGCHHGSTDEFGYKAVEHKVHVNDLHATILHLLGLDHEKLTYRYSGRDFRLTDVGGHVIPEILANPVTLPLKRSASAG; from the coding sequence ATGTTCAATCACTACACCCCTGGTGACCTCGCCCTGCCGTCCCGCCGGAAGTTTCTGCAGCACTCCGGGATGGGGCTGGGCTCGCTGGCATTGGCAACAATGCTGGCTGAGACGACCCGTGCCGCGACGTCGCCCGCATCACCATCGGTCGATGCCCTCCCCGCCCGCGGGCCGCACTTTGCGCCCCGCGCCAAGGCGGTCATCTGGCTCTTCATGACCGGTGCTCCGTCGCAGGTGGACACGTTCGATTACAAGCCGACCCTGCAGAAGATGCACGGCGAGAAGCTGCCCGGCAGCGATTCCAAGACCGGCTTCTTCACCACTTCGGGCAAGTGCCTCAAGTCCCCATTCGGCTGGAATCAGTACGGCCAGTCGGGTTCGTGGGTGAGCGACTTGTTCCCCCACCTGTCCCGCCATGTGGATGACATGGCGTTCATTCACTCGATGTACCTGCGGGCGAACAACCATGCGCCGGCGAGCATCGAGTTGATGTGCGGGTCCACCGTCCCCGGCCGCCCCGCCGCCGGCGCGTGGGCAACCTACGGGCTGGGTTCGATGAACCAGAACCTTCCGGCGTACGTGGTGATGCACGGCCAGAAGCCTCGCGGCGACGACCAGATCTGGTCGGCCGGGTTTCTGCCAAAGACCTATGGAGCGCTGGCACTCGACGCGCGCCGGAAGGAAGAGATCGACAACCTCGTCCGCCCGAAGGACGAAACCGACGCCCAGCAGCGCGCGGCACTCGATCTGCTGCGGGAAGTGAACTCAGATCACGCACGCACCCGACCGACCCAGGCCGACCTGATCTCCCGGATCAACAGCTTCGAACTGGCATATCGCATGCAGTCAACCGCCCCTGAGGCGATGGATTATGTGTCGGAATCCGAAGCAACCAAAAAGCTCTACGGGATTGATAACAAGGAGTGTGAGACCTTCGCACGCCAATGCCTGATCGCCCGGCGGCTGGTGGAACGCGGCGTCAGGTTCGTGCAGATCTTCGCCGGCCGGGGATCCTCCGGCGACGGGTCCGTCGGCGACGTACCCTGGGATGGCCACAACAACATCGAGGCCAACCACCGCTCGTGTGCCGCCGCTACCGACCAGCCGGCGGCCGCCCTGCTGGCAGACCTCAAATCGCGCGGCATGCTCGATGACACGCTTGTCATCTGGGGCGGCGAGTTCGGCCGAACCAGCGACAGCCAGGGTTCCGTCGGCCGCGACCATAACCCCAACGGCTTCACCATCTGGATGGCCGGCGGTGGCGTCAAAGGCGGCTGCCACCACGGCTCGACCGACGAGTTCGGCTACAAGGCCGTCGAACACAAGGTTCACGTCAATGACCTTCACGCCACCATTCTCCACCTCCTCGGCCTCGACCACGAGAAGCTCACCTATCGTTACAGCGGTAGAGACTTCCGCCTGACTGACGTTGGCGGCCACGTAATCCCGGAGATCCTGGCGAATCCCGTCACCCTGCCGCTGAAGCGTTCCGCGTCCGCCGGCTAG
- a CDS encoding PSD1 and planctomycete cytochrome C domain-containing protein, which yields MTNRFFITVGSFMLAALVRHATASDQSLPTPEQTAFFEQKIRPVLVESCYQCHSAAAVTNKKLKGGLYVDSREGLLKGGDTGPAIVPGQSAKSLLIKAMKWDDDNLQMPPKTRLPDSVISDFARWIDMGAPDPRTGGPIAKREIDIVAGREHWSYRPLQKVPIPQVKNTAWATTDIDRFILAGLESAGIAPSAPVSREKLARRAYFDLTGLPPTPEQMREFLADESPTAFGKLLDRLLASEQYGERWGRHWLDVVRYAESGGYEFDAFRPGAYHYRDWVIKAINNDMPYDQFVRMQLAGDKLMPGELEGAAAAGFLVSGPYPGQITAKTRERIRYDQLDDMIATTGEAMLATTLKCVRCHEHKYDPIPQKDYYGLASALARTEHGDVKIDPNHAETQQKVEAFEAATRPMREALAAYTRDELPGRLEAWRTQKLPTIKYEPATRWQALDVLSASAVSAQLHVAAGGIIRYESGKEKDDTYTIKAVTFQTGLSQIRLDALADKASPKNGPGLSDNGNFVLADLKVIAKPLDPADKTKPITLKLNAVKATFEQKDYPLSAAVDNSPQSGWAVSPKLGVDHAAVFGIEGQSVGFPGGTELEIQLKFSRFFGLGKARLSFGNAENPLALETPVEPQNLRELLAMLRTPAVTSNVTPNDRGPAAASKQATPAAQADPTKNHLLRWFGAVDEKASGLLAALQNQEMKRPRPPLINVYSTRAGGADVYLLKRGEVDNKAGKADVSFLQVLTTGEADQWINAANTIAAAPGNPAAPMQGRGRSAARAARATPPSTPPTGPDGRVALAYWITDTKAGAGQLLARVIVNRVWKYHFGEGLVRTPNDFGIQGDKPTHPELLDYLASELIRNNWQLKPLHRLIMTSAAYQQGADNAPAAMQRDPENKLWWHRPSRRLEAEAVRDSLLVVGGRLDSQLYGPSVAALESPRRSVYLRVKRSELVPFMTLFDGPEPTQSIGDRGTTTVPTQALTLMNSPFVRDTASRLAKRARADAKTTEEAVDHAFKIALGRSPNARERNLFESHIRTQIAELQPADKNPAATVAATERALLQACMIILCSNEFIYVD from the coding sequence ATGACCAATCGATTCTTCATCACGGTCGGCTCGTTTATGCTGGCAGCATTGGTTCGGCACGCGACTGCCTCGGACCAGAGTCTGCCCACCCCCGAACAGACGGCGTTCTTCGAGCAGAAAATTCGTCCCGTACTGGTGGAGTCGTGCTACCAGTGCCACTCGGCAGCGGCTGTGACGAACAAGAAGCTCAAGGGCGGCCTTTATGTCGATTCCCGCGAAGGTCTGCTCAAAGGTGGCGACACCGGACCGGCCATTGTGCCAGGGCAGTCTGCGAAGAGCCTTCTTATCAAGGCGATGAAGTGGGACGACGACAACCTGCAAATGCCGCCGAAGACTCGGCTTCCTGATTCCGTCATCTCCGACTTCGCCCGCTGGATCGACATGGGAGCACCGGATCCCCGAACCGGGGGACCGATCGCAAAACGAGAGATCGACATCGTGGCAGGACGCGAACACTGGTCCTATCGCCCGCTACAGAAGGTTCCGATTCCGCAGGTGAAGAACACCGCCTGGGCGACGACTGACATCGACCGCTTTATCCTCGCGGGGTTGGAGTCTGCCGGAATCGCCCCCAGCGCCCCGGTGTCGCGCGAGAAGCTCGCCCGCCGGGCTTACTTTGATCTGACCGGCCTGCCGCCAACGCCCGAGCAGATGCGGGAGTTTCTTGCCGACGAGTCGCCGACCGCCTTCGGAAAGCTCCTCGACAGGCTGCTGGCCAGCGAGCAATACGGAGAGCGATGGGGCCGGCACTGGCTCGACGTCGTCCGTTACGCCGAGTCCGGCGGATATGAGTTCGACGCCTTTCGGCCAGGCGCCTATCACTATCGGGACTGGGTCATCAAGGCGATCAACAACGACATGCCGTACGACCAGTTTGTCCGCATGCAGTTGGCCGGCGATAAGCTGATGCCCGGCGAGCTCGAAGGCGCCGCAGCGGCCGGCTTTCTCGTATCCGGACCCTACCCGGGACAGATCACCGCCAAGACACGAGAGCGCATCCGCTACGACCAACTGGACGACATGATCGCCACCACCGGGGAGGCGATGCTCGCGACCACGCTCAAGTGCGTCCGCTGCCACGAACACAAGTACGACCCGATTCCGCAGAAAGACTACTACGGCCTGGCATCGGCGCTGGCACGCACCGAGCACGGGGATGTCAAAATCGATCCGAACCACGCGGAGACGCAACAAAAGGTCGAAGCGTTTGAAGCAGCCACCCGGCCGATGCGCGAGGCGCTGGCGGCATACACCAGGGACGAACTGCCCGGCCGGCTCGAAGCCTGGCGGACGCAGAAGCTCCCGACGATCAAGTACGAGCCGGCAACGAGATGGCAGGCGCTTGATGTCCTCAGCGCGTCGGCCGTCTCGGCCCAGCTCCACGTCGCCGCCGGCGGGATCATTCGTTACGAAAGCGGCAAGGAAAAGGACGACACCTACACCATCAAGGCGGTGACGTTCCAGACAGGCTTGAGCCAAATCCGCCTGGACGCGCTGGCAGACAAGGCATCGCCGAAGAACGGCCCGGGATTGTCGGACAACGGTAACTTCGTCCTGGCGGACCTGAAGGTCATCGCCAAGCCGCTCGATCCGGCCGACAAGACCAAGCCCATCACGCTGAAGCTCAACGCGGTCAAGGCGACCTTTGAACAGAAGGACTACCCCTTATCGGCGGCTGTGGACAACAGCCCTCAGTCCGGCTGGGCCGTATCACCCAAGTTGGGTGTCGATCACGCCGCCGTCTTCGGCATCGAGGGTCAGTCGGTCGGCTTCCCTGGCGGGACAGAGTTGGAAATACAGCTGAAGTTCAGCCGCTTCTTCGGCCTGGGCAAGGCGCGGTTGTCGTTCGGAAATGCCGAGAATCCGCTGGCCCTTGAGACGCCGGTCGAGCCGCAAAACTTGCGAGAACTGCTGGCGATGCTGCGAACCCCGGCGGTGACATCAAATGTGACGCCGAACGATCGTGGCCCCGCCGCCGCCAGCAAACAAGCCACTCCGGCGGCACAAGCCGATCCGACGAAGAACCACCTCCTGCGATGGTTCGGCGCAGTGGACGAAAAGGCCTCTGGTCTCCTGGCGGCCCTCCAGAACCAGGAGATGAAGCGTCCCCGCCCTCCGCTGATCAACGTCTATTCCACGCGTGCAGGCGGCGCCGATGTCTACCTCCTGAAGCGCGGCGAAGTCGATAACAAGGCGGGCAAGGCGGACGTTTCGTTCCTTCAGGTGCTGACGACGGGCGAGGCCGATCAGTGGATCAATGCCGCCAACACCATCGCCGCTGCGCCGGGCAACCCCGCAGCTCCGATGCAGGGCCGAGGTCGATCCGCAGCGAGGGCGGCCAGGGCAACGCCGCCCTCGACACCCCCGACCGGTCCCGACGGCCGGGTCGCCCTGGCCTACTGGATCACCGATACCAAGGCAGGTGCCGGACAGCTGCTGGCGCGGGTGATTGTGAATCGAGTCTGGAAGTATCACTTTGGCGAAGGCCTCGTCCGCACGCCGAACGATTTCGGTATACAGGGAGACAAGCCGACGCACCCGGAACTGCTGGATTATCTCGCGTCGGAACTCATCAGGAACAATTGGCAACTCAAGCCGCTGCACCGGCTGATCATGACCAGCGCGGCCTATCAGCAGGGCGCCGACAACGCCCCGGCCGCGATGCAGCGTGACCCCGAGAACAAGCTCTGGTGGCATCGGCCGTCGCGGCGTCTGGAAGCCGAAGCGGTTCGCGATTCACTGCTGGTGGTTGGCGGTCGACTGGATTCGCAACTGTACGGTCCGAGCGTTGCCGCACTCGAATCGCCACGCCGCTCGGTTTACCTCCGCGTCAAACGGAGCGAACTGGTGCCGTTCATGACCCTTTTCGACGGGCCGGAGCCGACCCAGAGCATCGGCGACCGCGGAACGACAACCGTGCCGACGCAGGCGCTGACGCTCATGAACAGCCCGTTCGTCCGCGACACCGCCAGTCGGCTTGCCAAGCGCGCCCGGGCCGACGCCAAGACCACGGAAGAGGCAGTAGACCATGCGTTCAAGATCGCGCTGGGCCGCTCTCCAAATGCCCGGGAACGCAACCTGTTCGAGAGCCATATTCGTACCCAGATTGCCGAGCTTCAGCCGGCCGACAAGAACCCGGCGGCAACAGTGGCAGCAACCGAGCGGGCGCTCTTGCAGGCCTGCATGATCATTCTTTGCTCGAACGAGTTCATTTACGTCGATTGA